The following coding sequences are from one Neodiprion lecontei isolate iyNeoLeco1 chromosome 7, iyNeoLeco1.1, whole genome shotgun sequence window:
- the LOC124295584 gene encoding sodium-dependent dopamine transporter-like — protein MNRTWGWLKQLTRFEEQIFRKAREPIESAKNDDRYKSYDLSWSLSDLVLVTACFQIDTIYFCDMSYMFKNDFKPGFIQMMVMYATWGPALIYMEVFLGQYVRHGCLYLKNIVPLTCSTIGYGMLLTIYLYSVASVERLADTYMFFFRSFSSELPWMICPEGSTPATCIDRPLLLNCYLENRKDECYPKLGTELLSSRIYYKATHSTFVKRAGRLLVGWLTVYITLKQSLRDTLHMMKRFALLIIIIFLCLFMPLASHIAQGLSVAPFFNLRISGLLNVKAWLAAFKDFLRDHAIVRGGYQLIGCRIKPGPTTANLTICSCALTYMISVICQMFSTGILGVLLFYMKVTNVEEELYFPEYAKLFNFYPFALGMLPVRQVWNLIYFMFVALLSTSYTIGNMAVLEESIYDNFPVVLRYRSYVKVAICTLGFLIGVLTDLMIDNESDAYEDEPILKIGQRLTIVALLILTISVGYVYGVEQFSDDINFLNGSQPNTYWKICWKSLPFGILV, from the exons ATGAACAGAACTTGGGGATGGTTGAAGCAGCTTACACGATTCGAAGAACAGATATTTCGAAAAGCTAGGGAACCAATTGAGTCAGCTAAAAATGACGATCGTTACAAATCATACGATCTTTCTTGGAGTTTGTCTGACCTGGTCCTCGTTACTGCCTGCTTTCAAATCGATACCATTTACTTTTGTGACATGAGTTACATGTTCAAAAACGATTTCA AACCTGGCTTCATTCAAATGATGGTCATGTACGCTACATGGGGCCCCGCGTTGATTTACATGGAGGTTTTTCTTGGGCAGTATGTTCGGCACGGCTGCCTCTACCTGAAGAATATAGTACCTCTGACGTGCTCTACTATAGGATATGGCATGCTGTTgacaatatatttatactccGTTGCCTCGGTCGAACGATTAGCCGATACCTACATGTTCTTCTTCAG ATCGTTCAGTTCCGAACTGCCATGGATGATCTGTCCAGAAGGTTCAACACCAGCAACTTGCATTGATCGACCACTGCTACTGAATTGTTACCTGGAAAATAGGAAGGACGAGTGCTATCCAAAGCTGGGAACCGAGCTCCTCTCATCGAGAATATACTACAA AGCCACTCATTCGACGTTCGTGAAGAGAGCAGGCCGTTTACTCGTCGGTTGGCTCACTGTGTACATCACTTTGAAACAGAGTCTCAGGGATACACTCCAT ATGATGAAGAGATTTGCACTgcttataattattatctttctttgTCTATTCATGCCCTTAGCGAGCCATATCGCCCAGGGTCTCTCTGTAGCACCTTTCTTCAATTTACGCATCAGTGGTCTTTTGAACGTGAAA GCATGGCTTGCAGCCTTCAAGGACTTCTTAAGAGACCACGCTATAGTTCGCGGTGGGTATCAGCTGATTGGGTGTCGCATTAAGCCAGGACCGACCACAGCAAATCTCACAATTTGTTCGTGTGCTCTCACTTACATGATTAGTGTAATTTGCCAGATGTTTTCAACGGGCATACTAGGCGTACTGTTGTTTTACATGAAAGTCACCAATGTTGAAGAGGAGCTCTATTTTCCag AATATGCAAAGCTCTTCAACTTTTATCCCTTCGCACTGGGAATGCTGCCAGTTCGGCAAGTGTGGAACTTGATCTACTTCATGTTTGTGGCCTTATTGTCGACATCTTACACT ATAGGAAACATGGCGGTGCTTGAAGAAAGTATATACGACAACTTTCCAGTGGTGTTGCGGTACCGGAGCTATGTCAAAGTTGCAATATGCACTCTTGGATTTCTAATTGGAGTCCTTACCGATCTGATG ATTGACAATGAATCAGACGCTTACGAAGACGAGCCTATACTGAAGATTGGACAGCGACTGACAATTGTTGCTTTATTGATCCTGACAATCAGTGTTGG GTACGTTTACGGAGTTGAACAATTCTCCGATGATATAAACTTTTTGAATGGAAGTCAACCAAATACCTACTGGAAGATATGCTGGAAGAGTTTACCATTCGGAATATTGGTATAG
- the LOC107225107 gene encoding F-box only protein 6 isoform X1 — translation MGDRGCCCQLLLRAGQLTFRDAKSSIMEWTSISALEARIEFNESANNGLVLTNKYLPEELLSEILFRVDLKAMLNCQLVCKCWYSILHTYVWRKKAEAILGQRLHFDGEFSWLLYYVICNNNPIGKNLLKNHSGRSGTNKFWRILSNGGHRWKVECPPAGAPKLPSSEPVFENEQFCFVTSFGHCNKEQTVDLVSEGFPPRFLDQFQPPIVISEWYSSRWDCPAAYKCSAVLKTECGLVLKTFHFENILDGETQNTWFQVQHEFTNYGPGVRKVTFTHGGIDQKFWAGHYGSKMAGACIKVNLPKQMPTESEEVTYMVVD, via the exons ATGGGAGATCGAGGCTGTTGTTGCCAGTTGTTGCTCAGAGCAGGTCAGTTGACGTTCAGGGACGCGAAATCGAG cataaTGGAATGGACAAGTATCTCTGCATTGGAAGCACGAATCGAGTTTAACGAAAGCGCCAACAATGGATTGGTATTGACAAACAAATACTTGCCTGAGGAGTTACTGAGTGAGATATTGTTCCGCGTTGATCTAAAGGCTATGTTGAACTGCCAGCTGGTATGCAAGTGTTGGTACTCAATACTGCATACTTACGTCTGGCGAAAGAAAGCAGAGGCTATTCTGGGACAGCGTTTGCACTTCGATGGAGAATTTTCTTGGTTGTTGTACTACGTAATATGCAATAACAATCCTATAGGGaaaaatttactgaaaaatcACTCTGGTAGAAGTGGAACGAACAAATTTTGGAGGATACTGAGTAATGGCGGACATCGGTGGAAAGTCGAATGCCCTCCAGCTGGTGCCCCAAAGCTACCAAGTTCAGAGCCAGTCTTTGAGAATGAACAGTTTTGTTTTGTTACTTCCTTCGGACACTGCAACAAAGAACAAACTGTTGATTTAGTTTCCGAGGGATTCCCACCCCGATTTTTGGACCAATTTCAGCCACCAATCGTG ATAAGCGAGTGGTACAGTTCCAGATGGGATTGTCCAGCAGCATACAAATGTTCCGCTGTATTGAAAACCGAATGTGGTCTAGTCTTGAAAACTTTccatttcgaaaatattcttGACGGCGAAACGCAGAATACCTGGTTTCAA GTCCAACACGAATTCACTAACTATGGACCTGGAGTGAGAAAAGTGACCTTTACTCATGGAGGtatcgaccaaaaattttgggctGGACATTACGGTAGCAAAATGGCTGGAGCATGCATCAAAGTAAATCTGCCGAAGCAGATGCCTACAGAGTCAGAAGAGGTAACTTATATGGTTGTAGATTGA
- the LOC107225107 gene encoding F-box only protein 6 isoform X2, with amino-acid sequence MEWTSISALEARIEFNESANNGLVLTNKYLPEELLSEILFRVDLKAMLNCQLVCKCWYSILHTYVWRKKAEAILGQRLHFDGEFSWLLYYVICNNNPIGKNLLKNHSGRSGTNKFWRILSNGGHRWKVECPPAGAPKLPSSEPVFENEQFCFVTSFGHCNKEQTVDLVSEGFPPRFLDQFQPPIVISEWYSSRWDCPAAYKCSAVLKTECGLVLKTFHFENILDGETQNTWFQVQHEFTNYGPGVRKVTFTHGGIDQKFWAGHYGSKMAGACIKVNLPKQMPTESEEVTYMVVD; translated from the exons aTGGAATGGACAAGTATCTCTGCATTGGAAGCACGAATCGAGTTTAACGAAAGCGCCAACAATGGATTGGTATTGACAAACAAATACTTGCCTGAGGAGTTACTGAGTGAGATATTGTTCCGCGTTGATCTAAAGGCTATGTTGAACTGCCAGCTGGTATGCAAGTGTTGGTACTCAATACTGCATACTTACGTCTGGCGAAAGAAAGCAGAGGCTATTCTGGGACAGCGTTTGCACTTCGATGGAGAATTTTCTTGGTTGTTGTACTACGTAATATGCAATAACAATCCTATAGGGaaaaatttactgaaaaatcACTCTGGTAGAAGTGGAACGAACAAATTTTGGAGGATACTGAGTAATGGCGGACATCGGTGGAAAGTCGAATGCCCTCCAGCTGGTGCCCCAAAGCTACCAAGTTCAGAGCCAGTCTTTGAGAATGAACAGTTTTGTTTTGTTACTTCCTTCGGACACTGCAACAAAGAACAAACTGTTGATTTAGTTTCCGAGGGATTCCCACCCCGATTTTTGGACCAATTTCAGCCACCAATCGTG ATAAGCGAGTGGTACAGTTCCAGATGGGATTGTCCAGCAGCATACAAATGTTCCGCTGTATTGAAAACCGAATGTGGTCTAGTCTTGAAAACTTTccatttcgaaaatattcttGACGGCGAAACGCAGAATACCTGGTTTCAA GTCCAACACGAATTCACTAACTATGGACCTGGAGTGAGAAAAGTGACCTTTACTCATGGAGGtatcgaccaaaaattttgggctGGACATTACGGTAGCAAAATGGCTGGAGCATGCATCAAAGTAAATCTGCCGAAGCAGATGCCTACAGAGTCAGAAGAGGTAACTTATATGGTTGTAGATTGA